One segment of Clostridium ljungdahlii DSM 13528 DNA contains the following:
- a CDS encoding cell wall-binding repeat-containing protein, with amino-acid sequence MNRKILGMVFSFTLCFTLLFTYGVKADGLQVTRLGGQDRFETNEKIVEQGWQSSSDYAIIVSWDSFADALGATTLAKKYNAPIILTCNIAIDPSLSDLYPSTVNELKRLGVKTAFIVGGTGVISNGVEDKIKNMGINTERLAGENRYATSIAIANKIGTQNGVVIATGDDYSDALSIAPIAGKMQMPIILSQRDALTSIQKKFIANNTIPKTYIIGGTDIISDNVASKFSNVQRITGDNKYTRNLNVINAFVNDIDFSTAILASGENFPDALSGSAFAALNCNPIFLVGDTNNRYIENILGNKGTKNIFALGLQESISDDVLNGIVNETNALNTIESKIKLNSNLRFGNVGSYSYDGSNYYRIALYDYNKTSSTWTTDYYQYDFLVDKETGDTYKIDNSTNEISPLDITSIGDNTSTPLNSALTINQALELVKSKVKLDVGYTLDLPYVESERTTMYNGDNYYVIIEDYDDDAEIYEYLVNVKTGKIIKHTQDQYIPIN; translated from the coding sequence ATGAATAGGAAAATTTTAGGAATGGTTTTTAGTTTTACTTTATGCTTTACTTTATTATTTACATATGGAGTGAAAGCAGATGGATTACAGGTTACTAGACTAGGAGGACAAGATAGATTTGAAACAAATGAAAAGATTGTAGAACAAGGGTGGCAATCATCTAGTGATTACGCAATTATAGTTAGTTGGGACAGTTTTGCAGATGCTTTAGGTGCAACCACATTAGCTAAAAAATATAATGCTCCAATAATTTTAACATGTAATATTGCTATAGACCCTAGCCTTAGTGATTTATATCCTAGTACAGTAAATGAGTTAAAAAGACTAGGTGTAAAAACAGCATTTATAGTTGGTGGAACTGGCGTTATAAGCAACGGTGTGGAAGATAAAATTAAAAATATGGGAATAAATACAGAAAGATTGGCAGGAGAAAACAGATATGCGACTTCTATTGCCATAGCTAATAAAATTGGCACTCAAAATGGGGTGGTTATTGCTACAGGTGATGATTATTCCGATGCTCTTTCAATAGCCCCAATAGCTGGGAAAATGCAAATGCCTATAATATTATCGCAAAGGGATGCTTTAACTTCTATACAAAAGAAATTTATAGCTAATAATACAATTCCAAAAACTTATATTATAGGTGGGACGGATATAATTAGTGATAATGTAGCATCTAAGTTCTCAAATGTGCAGAGAATAACTGGTGACAATAAATATACTAGAAATTTAAATGTTATAAATGCTTTTGTTAATGATATTGATTTTAGTACAGCCATATTAGCATCTGGTGAAAATTTTCCTGACGCTCTTAGTGGTTCTGCTTTTGCAGCTTTAAATTGTAATCCTATATTTTTAGTTGGTGATACAAATAATAGATATATAGAAAACATATTAGGGAATAAAGGCACAAAGAATATATTCGCTTTGGGACTACAAGAATCTATAAGTGATGATGTTTTAAACGGTATAGTAAATGAAACAAATGCTTTAAATACAATAGAATCCAAGATAAAGCTTAACTCTAATTTAAGATTTGGAAATGTAGGTTCTTACAGTTACGATGGAAGTAATTATTATAGAATAGCATTATATGATTACAATAAAACTTCTAGTACATGGACAACAGATTATTACCAATATGATTTCCTAGTGGATAAAGAAACGGGAGATACTTATAAAATAGATAACTCTACTAATGAAATAAGTCCATTAGATATTACAAGTATAGGTGATAATACAAGCACACCATTAAATAGCGCTTTGACTATTAATCAAGCATTAGAATTAGTTAAATCAAAAGTGAAACTAGATGTAGGTTATACTCTGGACCTTCCTTACGTAGAATCTGAAAGAACAACTATGTATAATGGTGATAATTATTATGTTATAATCGAAGATTACGATGATGATGCTGAGATATATGAGTATTTAGTTAATGTGAAAACAGGAAAAATCATAAAACATACTCAAGATCAATATATACCAATAAATTAA
- a CDS encoding phage protein, which produces MSIEEDVWRFLRSKNFSEKSTAAVMGNIYGESSFNPSEIESGSGDGFGLIQWSFERRTQLEAYGTDLTHQLNFLWAELTGDTGNTGAESQWTNVSGYLSHDNFMSGNGSINDLTAAMCFCFERPGVPRLSTRQEYAQKYYNQFTGTAGTPSADSQQSISIPSTNYQVVANSQKEGQILYGRRYRITVSDEKGNGFDVSQLRCTFSIVKTILMEPNTSEITIYNLNSQTENNIELYGTRVTVEAGYEGSQYGTIFDGDILQTIRDKEDSATYRLTIIALDSDRAVNFDIANYSIARGQTARSIVDHIVNKAQYPVSLGSISESLNNSPKLTRGKVFFGKSSDYLNQIAESNGCKYYTEDGKVNLVKLDEMPKGEIFELSPSSGLIGTPEQSDYGITGQCLLNPQIKVNSLIHIDNSLIRAKKISITGNSTVPTMGGSSTNSTRQKIIDKAKEIVQKHQEGKAVYVLGGRGTNSQGQEMYDCSIFAETCYAAAGITMSAPSSSQYSKCANGGLISSDMNRLKNEGKPGDLLFEGSGGSEHVEIYDGNGGNYAAHTANRPIPEQIRHDNNITSPYMTSWGRPKELMDADNGNPPSASGTNTTDSNTTQTPVYRSLDKDGIFRVLKVTMSGDTRGDEWYTSFTAIDQLGGIIPITAI; this is translated from the coding sequence ATGAGTATAGAAGAAGATGTTTGGAGATTTTTAAGAAGTAAAAATTTTTCTGAAAAAAGTACCGCAGCTGTAATGGGAAATATCTATGGTGAAAGTAGTTTTAACCCTAGCGAAATTGAATCAGGAAGTGGGGATGGTTTTGGATTAATTCAATGGAGTTTTGAACGTAGGACACAGCTTGAAGCATATGGAACTGATTTAACACACCAGCTTAATTTTTTGTGGGCTGAATTAACTGGAGACACCGGAAACACCGGGGCAGAATCCCAATGGACAAACGTAAGTGGTTACTTATCACATGATAATTTCATGTCTGGTAACGGAAGCATAAATGATTTAACTGCAGCAATGTGCTTTTGTTTTGAAAGACCAGGAGTACCACGATTAAGTACAAGGCAAGAATATGCACAAAAATATTATAATCAATTTACAGGAACCGCAGGTACACCAAGTGCAGACTCCCAGCAATCTATTTCAATACCTTCTACAAATTATCAAGTAGTTGCAAATAGCCAAAAAGAAGGACAGATACTTTATGGTAGAAGATATAGAATAACTGTAAGTGATGAAAAAGGGAATGGTTTTGATGTATCTCAATTAAGATGCACATTCAGTATTGTAAAAACTATATTAATGGAGCCTAACACAAGTGAAATAACCATATATAATCTAAATTCTCAAACAGAAAATAACATTGAATTATACGGTACAAGGGTTACAGTTGAAGCGGGGTATGAAGGTAGCCAATACGGAACGATATTTGATGGAGATATATTACAAACTATAAGGGATAAAGAGGACTCTGCTACATATAGATTAACAATAATAGCTTTAGATTCGGATAGAGCTGTAAATTTTGATATAGCTAATTATTCTATAGCAAGGGGTCAAACAGCGAGGTCTATAGTCGATCATATAGTTAATAAAGCACAATACCCTGTTAGTTTAGGAAGCATATCAGAGTCTTTAAATAATTCTCCTAAACTCACAAGAGGAAAAGTTTTCTTTGGAAAATCTTCTGACTATTTAAATCAAATTGCAGAAAGTAATGGATGCAAATATTACACAGAAGATGGAAAAGTAAATTTAGTGAAACTTGATGAAATGCCAAAAGGTGAAATATTTGAGTTAAGCCCTTCTAGTGGGTTAATAGGGACACCAGAGCAAAGTGATTATGGGATTACAGGGCAATGCTTATTAAATCCACAGATTAAAGTAAATTCACTTATTCATATAGATAATAGTTTAATAAGAGCAAAGAAAATAAGCATAACAGGGAATAGTACAGTACCAACTATGGGAGGTAGTAGTACAAATTCAACTAGGCAAAAGATTATAGATAAAGCAAAAGAAATAGTTCAAAAACATCAAGAGGGTAAAGCTGTTTACGTTCTAGGAGGTAGAGGAACAAATTCACAAGGACAAGAAATGTATGATTGCTCTATATTTGCAGAAACTTGTTATGCAGCAGCAGGAATAACAATGTCAGCACCATCATCAAGTCAATATTCCAAATGTGCAAATGGAGGGCTTATTTCAAGTGATATGAATAGATTGAAAAACGAAGGAAAGCCAGGGGATTTATTATTTGAAGGTTCTGGGGGGTCAGAACATGTTGAAATATACGATGGTAATGGTGGAAACTATGCGGCACATACAGCAAACAGGCCTATACCAGAACAAATACGACATGATAATAACATAACATCACCTTATATGACTTCTTGGGGTAGACCTAAGGAATTAATGGATGCTGATAATGGTAATCCCCCTAGCGCTAGTGGAACAAATACCACAGATTCAAATACTACGCAAACACCTGTGTATAGGTCGCTGGACAAGGATGGAATTTTTAGGGTACTAAAGGTTACCATGTCAGGAGATACGAGAGGTGACGAGTGGTATACGTCTTTTACTGCGATAGATCAGTTGGGAGGCATAATACCTATAACTGCAATTTAG
- a CDS encoding helix-turn-helix domain-containing protein: MKHNTVSIDETIKRAAKEAIKEFDQEKKEEKRKNVFHNTKLLLEHYNDLVSHVNNAIDDVNKLEQDLEDIDDLDRDELYILSIKKSKSKTLIMIAHIDMAMEVLKKKQHKMCSPEKYRALELFYLKEKTYEEVAERLSCGVVTARRWIREMTDELSIQLFGIDGLKLDMIN, from the coding sequence ATGAAGCATAATACAGTAAGTATAGATGAAACTATAAAAAGAGCAGCAAAAGAGGCTATAAAGGAATTCGATCAAGAAAAAAAAGAAGAAAAAAGAAAAAATGTATTTCATAATACTAAATTGCTTTTAGAACATTATAATGATCTTGTAAGTCATGTAAATAATGCCATAGATGATGTAAATAAGTTGGAACAGGATTTGGAGGATATAGATGATTTAGACAGGGATGAATTATATATATTGTCTATTAAAAAGAGTAAGAGTAAAACATTAATAATGATTGCCCACATAGATATGGCTATGGAGGTATTAAAGAAAAAGCAACATAAAATGTGTTCACCTGAGAAATATAGAGCATTAGAATTGTTTTATTTAAAAGAAAAAACATACGAGGAAGTAGCTGAGAGATTAAGTTGTGGGGTTGTTACAGCTAGAAGATGGATAAGGGAAATGACAGATGAACTTAGTATCCAGTTGTTTGGTATAGATGGCCTAAAGTTGGATATGATAAATTGA
- a CDS encoding terminase small subunit yields MHTKKDALQDIEEPNIEEIKDMSDGLKLTDKQRLFCFYYSRCLNATKAYQKAYGCTYIEAARYSYSLRKNEDVNKLIDRYGYRPKINN; encoded by the coding sequence ATGCACACAAAAAAGGATGCATTACAGGATATAGAAGAACCAAATATTGAAGAAATAAAAGATATGAGCGACGGATTAAAACTTACTGATAAACAAAGATTATTTTGCTTTTATTATAGTAGATGCTTAAATGCAACTAAAGCATATCAAAAGGCTTATGGATGCACTTATATAGAAGCAGCAAGATATTCATACAGCTTGAGGAAAAACGAGGACGTAAACAAGCTTATAGATAGATATGGATATAGGCCAAAGATAAATAATTGA
- a CDS encoding HNH endonuclease translates to MPKIKVKCENCGREIYRYKCEIKNHVFCSRECSKTYTSKRMTKMNKELNPTRMTDEVKENIRWGHLLKGNGKSYPKIHGRHAHRVIAEKVLGRKLRKGEIVHHKDENKLNFSEDNLEVLPSQKEHAKLHQKNGRFK, encoded by the coding sequence ATGCCTAAAATAAAAGTAAAATGTGAAAATTGTGGTAGAGAAATTTATAGATACAAATGTGAAATAAAAAACCATGTATTTTGTAGTAGGGAGTGTTCAAAAACTTATACAAGTAAAAGAATGACAAAAATGAATAAAGAACTTAATCCTACAAGAATGACTGATGAAGTTAAAGAAAATATAAGATGGGGCCATTTATTAAAAGGTAATGGCAAATCATACCCAAAGATTCATGGTAGACATGCGCATAGGGTAATAGCTGAAAAAGTATTAGGAAGAAAACTAAGAAAGGGAGAAATAGTTCATCATAAAGATGAAAATAAATTAAATTTTAGTGAAGATAATTTGGAAGTACTACCTTCTCAAAAGGAACATGCAAAATTACACCAAAAGAATGGCAGATTTAAATAA
- a CDS encoding helix-turn-helix domain-containing protein, with the protein MLTKDQEKMITMLIEGYRITDIAKKIGVSRTSIYTWKDSDEVKAELNRRTQDIKNQGNAYILKDVNTYIDEVKKIAKESTDQRVKFSANKYLIDRTLGVPTAIDDDETDETNKTVNENELAQELEKFRNMKVIK; encoded by the coding sequence TTGCTTACTAAAGATCAAGAGAAGATGATTACAATGCTTATAGAAGGTTATAGGATTACTGATATTGCTAAGAAGATTGGAGTAAGCAGAACCTCAATTTATACATGGAAAGATAGTGATGAGGTTAAGGCTGAGCTGAACAGGCGAACGCAGGACATCAAGAACCAAGGCAATGCTTATATATTAAAGGATGTAAACACTTATATTGATGAAGTAAAGAAGATAGCAAAGGAAAGTACAGATCAAAGAGTAAAGTTTTCTGCTAATAAGTATTTAATAGACAGAACACTAGGTGTACCAACGGCTATAGATGATGATGAAACAGACGAAACAAACAAAACTGTAAATGAGAATGAACTTGCACAGGAGCTTGAGAAGTTCCGTAACATGAAAGTTATCAAGTAG
- a CDS encoding 3'-5' exonuclease, which produces MTIFVIIIIVLVIFYNIHKSSNNKSAMTSEPILNKSKDSRLREKIARLGNLEFTDDIFKEFVALDFETTGLDYRNDKIVEIGAVKYKDEKETDKFHFLINPHIHIPEKITKINGIEDSMVKDSPSINEVIPKLIDFMGNLPIVVHNARFDIDFLDENMSDNKYRGNSVIDTLSISRKMFENIDNHRLQTIKDYLKIDLNSHRAIDDAKVAAEIYLKYCREGYPIKKDYDKLRKQKNKINLETSFKYDPIDEDIYKCFIAYKLGYERRDGTLKQFHKIEDKISEICKEHGGRYFKTAAKTAKFAIIFDDKSMFYTYIKELRDKGYKVTSFDKALEYFGIADMWDIKALYELRDEYMKYMKSDC; this is translated from the coding sequence ATGACAATTTTTGTAATAATTATTATAGTGCTTGTTATTTTCTATAATATACATAAAAGTTCAAACAATAAGTCTGCAATGACAAGTGAACCAATATTAAATAAAAGCAAGGATAGTAGATTAAGAGAAAAAATAGCACGACTTGGAAACTTAGAATTTACTGATGATATTTTTAAAGAATTTGTGGCACTAGATTTTGAAACAACTGGACTTGATTATAGAAATGATAAAATAGTTGAAATTGGTGCTGTAAAATATAAGGATGAGAAAGAAACAGATAAATTTCATTTTTTGATAAATCCACATATACATATACCAGAAAAAATTACAAAAATAAACGGTATTGAGGATAGTATGGTTAAGGATAGCCCTTCTATAAATGAAGTAATTCCTAAGCTTATAGATTTTATGGGTAACTTACCAATAGTGGTTCATAACGCAAGATTTGATATTGATTTTCTAGATGAAAATATGTCAGACAATAAATATAGAGGTAATTCTGTTATTGATACACTGAGTATAAGTAGAAAAATGTTTGAGAATATAGATAATCATAGGCTACAAACTATTAAAGATTATTTAAAAATAGATTTAAATAGTCACAGAGCAATAGATGATGCTAAAGTTGCAGCAGAAATTTATTTAAAATATTGTAGAGAAGGCTATCCAATAAAAAAAGATTATGATAAATTAAGAAAGCAAAAAAATAAAATTAATCTTGAAACGTCATTTAAATATGATCCTATAGATGAAGACATATATAAATGTTTTATAGCCTATAAACTTGGTTATGAGAGAAGAGATGGTACTTTAAAGCAATTTCATAAAATCGAAGACAAAATATCTGAAATATGTAAAGAACATGGTGGAAGATATTTTAAAACTGCAGCCAAGACAGCTAAATTTGCGATAATATTTGATGATAAATCTATGTTTTATACATACATTAAAGAGCTAAGAGATAAAGGCTACAAAGTAACTTCATTTGATAAAGCATTAGAATACTTTGGTATAGCTGATATGTGGGATATAAAGGCACTGTATGAATTAAGAGATGAATACATGAAATATATGAAAAGTGATTGCTAA
- a CDS encoding phage-like protein: protein MGIFKKIFGNRNTSRTNPEPKTWREASAKATKGNEMYKEIKKELDYSLYEKIYKKVKNNYMVMKFFPENIPQNIVYHVINEHFKGRRPESICEDIQNKFFDISNKDMQKITFTICSICSASFNQNRSQDLGLNWYIWRSCMDSKTRKSHKNMEGIVVNFNEPPSPEKLIGEPFIGEYNAGECDGCRCYAESVINIDFIKFPRRVYYNGKIQVMKKAEFMKIY from the coding sequence ATGGGTATATTTAAAAAGATATTTGGTAATAGAAATACATCAAGAACAAATCCTGAGCCAAAGACATGGAGAGAAGCATCTGCAAAAGCTACTAAAGGAAATGAAATGTATAAAGAAATAAAAAAAGAATTAGATTATTCTTTATATGAAAAGATATATAAAAAAGTAAAAAATAATTATATGGTAATGAAGTTTTTCCCAGAGAATATTCCCCAAAATATCGTATATCATGTAATAAATGAACATTTTAAAGGTAGGCGACCAGAAAGCATATGTGAAGATATACAAAATAAATTTTTCGATATATCAAACAAAGATATGCAGAAAATTACATTTACAATATGTAGCATATGTTCAGCAAGTTTCAATCAAAATAGAAGCCAAGATTTAGGACTTAATTGGTATATTTGGCGCTCATGTATGGATAGTAAAACTCGAAAATCTCATAAAAACATGGAAGGAATAGTTGTTAATTTTAACGAACCACCTTCACCAGAAAAATTAATTGGAGAACCCTTTATAGGAGAATATAATGCAGGTGAATGTGATGGATGTAGGTGCTATGCAGAATCAGTAATTAATATAGATTTTATCAAATTCCCAAGGCGTGTTTATTATAATGGAAAAATTCAAGTTATGAAAAAAGCGGAATTTATGAAAATATATTAA
- a CDS encoding VRR-NUC domain-containing protein, translated as MLESVIEKRLKKEIEKIGGKALKFVSPGMSGVPDRIVLLPHGKIIFVELKAPGKKRRKLQEYRAKELNTLGFRVECIDSISGVKQFIKELR; from the coding sequence TTGTTAGAAAGTGTTATCGAAAAAAGACTGAAAAAAGAAATTGAGAAGATAGGTGGTAAAGCATTAAAGTTTGTTAGTCCAGGGATGTCTGGGGTACCTGATAGGATTGTTCTTTTACCACATGGAAAGATTATTTTTGTAGAGCTTAAAGCACCAGGTAAAAAAAGAAGAAAGCTTCAAGAGTATAGGGCAAAGGAATTAAATACTTTAGGATTTAGAGTTGAATGTATAGATAGTATTAGTGGAGTTAAACAATTCATTAAGGAGTTGAGATAG